Below is a genomic region from Perognathus longimembris pacificus isolate PPM17 chromosome 24, ASM2315922v1, whole genome shotgun sequence.
GATGAAACTCTCCAGATAAGATACAAATTCCTAAGGACCTTTTGCTATAATCCTGGTGAAAAATGTACTTTCTTATGGGAAAGGGCAATGGGCTACagactatgtatctatctatctgtctctttatctatctatcacaTAAAGTTTAAATGTCAGgttttcctttataaaaatattatttgagtGCATGTGTAAGGCCTAAAGCAGAACCTCCACCAGTTCTTTCCTTTACCTCTGCGAATTCTCTTTAATGTTTCAGGGAGGCTATTTGCATAAAAATTGAAGTTCATAATGGTTTTTGCCTTTGTCCCAAGAGTCCTTGCTAGCCTAACAATGGGAAGCACATGAGCCTGATTTTACCTAAAGTAGATATGTATACCTCAGGATCAAAAACTTTCCCTTTATCCTTTGGATATTAAGTTCTGCCAGGATCGTACTCATCAATTAGTGGTTTCCTTATTCACTAGTAAGCTTAGCTTGACTGAAATTCTGCTAAAGTCATGGGCATTATGCTAATTCTAAAAAGACAACCTTCAGGGTTGGTTTCCTGGACAACATAGGGAATTAATTTCTAAACAGATCCATTTGTTTTCTAGAAGAGACTTCATAGAGAGAAGTCAGAGTAAAATATTTCAGtcatatttctaaaataaaaaagaaaagtccagtGTTACCAAAACCTGTTTGCAGTGGCAGTCAGGGAAAGGTTCTGGGTGTCGTCCATCGGTTTGTGGCCAACCTTTACTCTATTTCCTTTGTGGAGAGGTGTGTGAGGTTGCTGGGTGAGAATACCTTAAACAAAGCTAATTTAGACTTCAGCAAAGCCTTTGGCAAATGCTCCGATGATAGTCCTGTCAATAACCTGGTCAAGTACAGGCTGCTTTATGATACTGTTAGGAGAGTTCATGGCAGGTGAACCAGGACTTGGGAAGTTGTGATCAGCTGTCTGATGTGAGCTGATAAGATGTTTCCTTGTAGAGGGCTTTACTCCTTGGCGCCTTTCTCTCTTCTAGATCCTCCTCCAATCTTCATGGAGGCTCACACATCTGGCGCATGGCTCCCGCTTTGGGTGGAGTGATGAAAAGCGTCCCTCAGAATATCAGTAGGTGTGATTCGAGGAAGTCTGGGTTAGAAGTCGAGTGACTTCTGCACTATGGGATCTTCAGTGGTTTTAGTTTTAGCACATAGGTCTGCATGGTGAGACGTCAGAAAGCCAGTGAGTGACCACCCTTCCCCAAGGAAAATGAGGAGAATGCAGTTTTGGAGAGAGGTCTGAGTGGGGAATCCCCATCAGAAGGAGGCTGGAGCCCTGGGAATGAAGAGCCCTGTGAGTAGAGGCCTTTTGGTCAAGGTACAGAGTGTAGGGTCACTTCCTGTGTTAGATCCATGGTGATGCAGAGTTCTAGGACAAGGAGGctgagttggggtggggggggggtgaggtacACAAAAGGTGTTCTGTGTGACCATGAATGAACATGTTGATTGTGGCACTTAATGGATCTGAAATATCTGTACCTTAGCTTTATATTGGTGGTTCGTCTTTGGGGGAGAACAGAATAGTCCTATGTGAAAgcagaataaaatatattacatttacTGTATTTTCCaatccataactgacaaaaagggGTTTTCAGGAATGTAGGAAAGTTCAGTATTAGCAACGAGTGAATTgattctaaatcttttttttttcaagttgtgTTTGGCTTTTATTCtcgccatttttttttccttacggCTAGAATGATCAGATAGTTACCTTTAAAACCTAGGTAAATTTGATTATTCTCTGTTTTTGTGGTTGGCTTTTGACTACGAACTCATAGaatgtttttaaagtaaaagcaTGCTATATAACTAAATATAACTAATAGATTTTAATGTTTACAGGTTGAGGATTGATTATAACaccattgtttaattttttttaatgtgtgcctTACTATCCATCTGGGACACAGTGGGAAAACGAATCATTTCTCACCATTTAGAAGTTAACATCTACTGTGGAATACAGAGAAGCAAGATATAATTAAAATTCAGACAACTTGGGCATTAAATTTCATTACAGAGCTTTGTGatttttaatgtcattttatttaGCGAAGCTATTATAttatgtttcagtcttaaaatcaAGTTCTATAGCAAAATGACTTCCTCATCTCTTGTTTCAATGAGGAGAAAGTAGGGAGGCTGGGTGGAATCGGTGGAAAGTGGGGGAAGGGTGGGAGGCCTCTGAGAGGGCTACAGCCCAGAACTGCAGAACTCAGAACTTTCCTAGAAAGGATAGGAGGTTTACTGTAGGGCTTGCATGCACAACTGCAGAAGCTGGGACCTCTCCTGGGTCCCAGATTGTTTGCAGACTTGAAAGGAtttgaaaacaaaagcacaatttaaaaaaaccagTAAAACATACAAATAGTATTTTTACCTAGAATGAGTTACTTCTGCAAAATGTTTCTTTAGAGTCAATGTTTGTCCAGGGTGATTTTATTCCCTAGGGACATTTGACCTAGAAACTTTTTCAAAAATTATGGCTACAGCTGGGGGTATGAAGGGGTACCCAGGCACCCCTAAGTTGGGATCAGACTATTGAGATTTGCCTGGATTCCTTTCCAGCTCTCCCCTTTATTTGTATGGCCAATACTCTGTTCTCCTATTTGCATATTGAAATCACATTTTCAGCAGCCCCATAGGGTTGGTTGTAAGGATACATAGTTACTATATAAGATGTGTAACACTGCACTCAAGTACTTAGTACctgaggaatatatatatatatatatatatatatatatatatatgtatgtatgtatatgtgtgtgtgtgtgtgactgtaatCTGCTCAGGAACTCAGTTTATCTACTGGACCTGATGATAGGGTTGTATATCTAAAACAATCTTGTGGGCTTCCAGAGACAAAGGCCTAGGCCTGTTTGCTTTATCACTACAGACTCAGCAACTGGTGGTCTCAGGCCCACCATGCAGCAAACCCTTCGTAAATAGTGTTGAATGACTGAATACTTAACATTTCATAACCTCTGAGGAACTTCTTCTGTTGTTCCCAGATGAAAGTAAAAATGTCTGGCTGTTGAGGTCCCTTCAGCCAAGGGGTCAGGAGGTCAAGGTGCATGTCACTTCCTTGGCCAGTACTAAAACGCAGGGAGGAGTCCTGGGTGGTCAGAACAGCTCTGATCTGTGGGCCCATTCAACCCACATTCATAAAGGAGAACTGATACCAAACTATCTCTGCCATCAATCTacctgcatttttctttttgttttgttggtgtttttgtgtctgtcctggggcttgaactcagggcctgggctctgacttTTTCTAGGACGATTCCCTTGGGAAATTTTAATTTGGGAATTGTAACCTGAGTTGTGTTTATCGAGTTTCAACAAGGCCATGTATTTGACCACATGGAAAACATATAATCAAAAGACTCAAGAAGTGTTGGGATCAGAGATTTTGTTTTAAACTCAACCCTGTCACTAAGCCTTTGGCGGAAGGCAAATTCACCTACCTCAGTGAGCCCTCAGTTTCTCCTTTGACTGGCTGCCTCATCAGTTACCGGGGTTACTTTGAATATTACTCCATATTCAAGTAAGTTAACATTTGCAAATAGTCTGGGTAAAGATGTTACTCGTATTCCATTGCAAAAGAGTTTCATAAGATTAGCTTTATTCTGGCTTCCTCACCAGTTATAGTTAGTAGCCCGCAACGTCAGTACCCAAGAGGTAAGTCTTCACATCACAAGGGATATTTCTCATCACAAGTTGCATGCGCATGTGCAGCTCGATGAACGCCGTGAAGTGTGTTTTAGCGTAATGCCGCTGTTATGGATGCTGATGTTTTGATATCAATttctttttgtcagccatggagaCCAAAGGTTACCACAATCTCACTGAAGGTCCCGATATGGAGAGACGGTGGGGTCAAGTTTCTCAGTCTGCGGAGTCCTCTTTGGGGCCTCCTGAGAGGACGGACGACAAGAACTACATGCAGGTTGTGGGCGTCAGCTGTGTTTCCGGTGCTCCTCCAAACGACAGTACTCAAGGAAGCAGCAGAGACAAGCATGAGCTCCCCCCTTGCCTCCAGCAGGATAGCACTCGCAGTGGGATCTTAACCTCCGATATTAAAACCGAGCTGGACTCCAAGGAGCTGTCAGCCACCGTGGCTGAGTCCATGGGTCTGTACATGGACTCTGTCAGAGAGCTCGACTACAGCTACGACCCACAGAACGCACCAGGCAGCCTGAGCCCGGCCAAGATTTACCAAAACATGGAGCAGCTGGTGAAATTCTACAAAGAGAACGGGCACCGCCCTCCCACCCTGGGCGGCGGCGGCAGGGCCCTGAGGTCCTTCATGCCCGACCCCGGGAGCTGCaacggtggtggcggcggcggcggggtcaTGCGAGCCATGGTGAAGAGCCCCATCCTGTGTCACGAGAAGAGCCCCTCTGTCTGCAGCCCTCTGAGCCTGGCCACCTCGGCTTGCAGCCCCGCTGGAATCAGCTCCTCCGTGTCCTCCACCTCGGCCAGCTTTGGCAGTTTCCCAGTGCACAGCCCCATCACCCAAGGGACCCCTCTGATGTGCTCCCCCAACGTGGAAGCCCGGGGCTCCCGGTCGCACAGCCCCGCACACGCAAGCAACGTGGGCTCCCCTCTGCCCAGTCCCTTGAGTAGCATGAAGTCCCCAGTGTCCAGCCCCCCGAGTCACTGCAGTGTGAAATCTCCGGTCTCCAGTCCCCACCACGCCACGCTGCGCTCCTCCGTGTCCAGCCCCGCCAACCTCCACAACTCAAGGTGCTCCGTGTCCAGCCCTTCCAACACCAACAACAGATCCACGCTGTCCAGCCCCACGGCCAGCACCGTGGGCTCCATCTGCAGCCCCCTGAGCAACGCCTTCAGCTACACTGCTTCCGGCACCTGCGCCGGGGCCAGTGCCAGCCGCGATGTGGTTTCCAGTCCGGACACACACGAGAAAGGTGCTCACGAGGTCCCCTTTCCCAAGACCGAGGAAGTGGAGAACGCCATCTCAAACGGTGTGACTGGCCAGCTCAACCTCGTCCAGTACATCAAACCAGAACCAGATGGGGCTTTCAGGAGCTCCTGTCTAGGAGGAACTAACAAAATAACTTCGGAGTCGCCATTCTCAGTACCAATCAAGCAAGAATCCACCAAGCATTCATGTTCGGGTGACTCTTTCAAAGGGAATCCAACGGTCAACCCATTTCCGTTTATGGATGGCTCCTATTTTTCCTTCATGGATGATAAAGACTATTATTCTCTGTCAGGAATTTTAGGACCGCCTGTGCCGGGCTTTGATGCTAGTTGTGAGGGTGGCGGATTCCCAGTGGGGATAAAGCAAGAGCCTGATGATGGGAGCTATTATCCCGAAGCCAGCATCCCTCCCACCTCGGCCATTGTTGGTGTGAATTCAGGTGGACAGTCCTTTCACTACAGGATTGGTGCTCAAGGTACAATATCTTTATCACGCTCGCCTAGAGACCAATCTTTCCAACACCTGAGTTCCTTTCCTCCTGTCAATACTTTAGTGGAATCGTGGAAATCACACAGCGATCTGTCGTCTAGAAGAAGTGATGGATATCCAGTTCTAGAATACATTCCAGAAAATGTATCAAGGTAAATGgacttcattcctccctccctccttcccaacttcatctctctcttccatccttccttccttccttccttccttccttccttccttccttccttccttccttccttccttccttccttttgaaaGCCATGGCTTTTGTAAATTGTTGATGATTAGCTTTCTCTTTATTCATAGTTCAGAAATttaaacacagggctgggaaggtggcttagaggtagagtgcttgcctagcacgcatgaggctctgggtttgattcctcagtactacatatatagatagaaatgctggaagtggtactatggctcaagtggtacagtgcttgcctttagcaaaagaaactcagggacagtgcgccccaggactggaaaaaaaattaaacatgtttCAGTTTATCACtgttctgcttttgttttaagGATGGTCATTTAGTGCAAACTGACCTTTGCTTGTTCGTATTATGCTATTATTTTCTTGCAGTAAAGGGACAAGAAATTCTTCAAATCTCTTAGACTTTGAAGCTGCCTGTATAGATGTCCTGCTGTTGGCTGTTTTAAGTGTTAGgaaaatgtgtttgttttctattgCCAGTTACTATATTTACCTTAGCAGACTagggtttatttttccttttagttatTTGGTAGTTCAGTGAAACTGCATTAAATTACTTTTCTTGTGGCCTtatagctttctttttaaaatttcttacatTTAATATTTCTTACATTACTTCATTGGCTGTGAAAGATAAAATTGAACCCCAAATCTTTTTCCTACAAGCTTCCTTCCCTCCTACTCTTTTCTAGGTAGGTTAATTTTACGAAAGTGTGGTCTTCTGTTCAAATACATGGTTTCCATAACCGTTGAGGCCTTTTAAAGTCTCAGCACATCTAAAATTACTTAGTGGACAATCTCGCTTTCACACTCAGATTGGAAGTGAAATGTGTCACCATAGTTTTGAACTGAAATATTTATAGCTTTTTAGATCTGCAAGAAGAAATAATTTACTGTACATTATCTCTTGCTTTTCCTTATTGCAGGTAGCACATTGTATATATTTAGAAAAACAGGCAAGAGGTTTTAGATGTGACTGTAAAGGGTGGTTCTAAGTTATGCAATGCATAATTGGACTTTGCTTCTGTACTTTTTTTATTGCATGGCTGTAATAAATGATCCCTATGTGGAATATCTAAGGAATAAATTTTCTAGACAGTGTTCATTCCTTTGGTATTAAGGAATATGTGGATgtgtcctttcatttttttcaaaaaatgctATTTTGTGGGAAGTATGTCTCCCCCCTAACAGAGTATAGAGTTTACCTGTAtttctttgactttgtcttttattgttaaggttttccaaacacaaagcaaaaacttTTAGTTTGGGCATTTTCCTTATCATTGGTTCAAAAATTTCTCCTCTTGCTTTTATAGAAGCAAGCATTCTCATTCTCTATAGGATATATTCTTAATGCTCTCCATAGCACGAGCGACCCCAACTGTAGTAAGTTCCAGACTCTGACACAGGGCCTAAGAGAACACAGTTTACATCAGAACCAAGTTTGACATGTGTTTACTGCTAGCACCTCATTTTACTTTTAGAGAAGGAAATTTTTGTATATCTgatatggatatgtgtgtgtatagatgtatatgtgtgtgtatgtgcatatgtatgtgtgtgtaaatatatatatatagtgttttGGTAAGTGATGTTTATTGGCTCACTGCAGGAGCGCACAGCCTGGTGGTTTATCTGTGTCATTCAGCTTGTGTGTTCGTGTGCACAGCTCTTCAGTGCTGTGTCTTATGGCTTACTCATGTCAAGAACTTACATTCACTGCTTTGGAAATAGAACCATTCAAAACCAGTGAAAACAACTTCTTGATCTGAGTTTTTTATCTGATGGTCGTCTGGCATATAAGTCGGAATCATACATGGTTTAGGTCTTGTTTTAAAGAGTTTTGTCATTTTCCCTCTTTCAGTTTTCATGAAGTGAAGAGTTAGGAAGTGCCACAAAAATTTCAAAGGAGTATTTGGAGTGTTTCAGTATTTTTCAAGAAACATTCGGTAATTTCTGATGTTGAAGATCttgttttttaacaaagaaaggaGCAAGGATCCACATATATACtaggattcattcattcattcattcattcactataGTTTTGATGATAGTAGCGTTGGGCAATGTTACTTCGAATAGAAACACTGGAATACAGACGcgagaaatctcttttttttttttttctcttacctcctgtttctagcatttgaattgtggTTCTCACATTCCATTTATGAGCTCCCAGGAATCGATGGCTGTGCTGTCTTTGGGGACACACAGGATCCTCTGGAGAGAATGGATTGTCCCACATTTACTAGTACCATGAAAGAGGGCTCCTTCTGCCTGAATACATGCCAGTTAACATGAGTGTTCCAAACACTTCAATGTTAAAAACCTTTGCGTTGTCTGAAATCTCTTACAGATGACTAATTCTTTACACCTTTTTCCTGGTGGTTACTCTTCAAGCTCATTTGTTCATTTCAAGAGTAAAGACTCAAAGCTTAGAGGATGTTTAGGTCCTCCTTAGGTATCAGTAATCAATTTAACTTCACTGTAGCTTCTTCATTGTTCTCTGATTTTGTATCTTTTGGACCAAAATATGAACTTCTTGCATATTTCCTTGTGTAAGATGAGGATAGCTCATTTGAGGGAATCATGTGCACACGTATGCATGTGCACACCAGTAGTggcggcttgaacttggggtcttccactctggcttagctttttcctcaaggctaacactgtgaTCACTCacatgagccacttctggctttttgctggttaattggagataagaatttcttcttggctgtttctgcctgggctagcttcaaactgagatcctcagatcctagcttcctgtgtagctaggattgattacaagAATGGACCAGGAGTGCCCAGAAAGGGAATGTTGAGTGAATAGATGAATCAGAGATAGAAAGGGGTCTGTGTAAATTCTTCTTGGTATTATAGCACCCTTCATTTTCTGATATGCCTCTAAACTATTTCTAATGGTTTCAAAGAGTACGTGGAAGAAAGGGAGGACTTCCTGAGGACTTTTCAAGTAGATTCATGCAGTCAGAATTCATGCTTTGGTGAAGGATCTACTTAAAATGGGAGACAAAGCCATGGATTTGTATGTAATATTTTCCATTGGTATTCTTTCAAATTCCACATTGCTCATAACCTTTTAGAATCTAAAGCCCAAAGCCAGTGGTTCATGGTTGTAATccttagttactcaagaggaggctgagatctaaggatgatagttcaaagctagcacaggaaagaaaatctgtgagactcttgtctccactcAACCACacaataaaccagaagtggagcggtgacTCAAGTGATGAGAACAAATGAAGCTTAGgatcagtgtccaggccctgagttcaagccccaggactggcacaaaaataagaatCTACCCACTGTCCATTTTCAGTGTAGTAAGTACCATAGCACGCACTTAGTGATCTGAAAAGATTTGTAAACAATTACTGTTTTCCAGCAACATGTGTGTATGAAACTATACTTCCTTCATATACTTGAAGCAAAACCTATCTACTACACATTGAACACGAAAGCAGATACAGGAATCCAGCTATCTTCTATTAAGGGAAACAACAGGCCAGCAAAGATgtcaaacagaacaagaaaactTACTCAAGCCTTTCATTTGCAGAAATTCAGTTACTGTTCATAGTTATGTTGTTAATAGGTAAGTGACTTGTTTGAACAggagttaaaatatttttaatttgtagtttcATGTAGTTATAGCTCACATAACAAAAATTATTTGGCGTctttgatatatatgtattatgtgtacatatacatataagtatgtgtatgtgtacatgcatgtatatttgcatatgtatatgtggagCCAGGCTTGAAGTTTCTTTgcagctcagcctggctttgacctcagggtcttcctgcctccatctcttCAGTACTGACATCACTGGCATACATCCCATGCCTGCTATCCTTGGTACTTTTATTTAAGAGTGAAAAGGAGTTCCGAGGCCTAATAGTTGAGCGTTTCTCACCTGTCCTGTTCTGTACACCATTTAAAATTTAATAGGGAAAGGGGAATCTTATGTTCAGATGATCTATCCAAATACGAAAAGTGACCGTCCCCTAGCTTCATCTGTTTTTCAAGCTGACAGAAATAAGCAGTAGCTGTGAGATGTGTGAGGCTTTATTTCGGTCTCCGAGCGTCCTCCGGACGCGGTGACAAAAGTCACCACTCTGTTAATTATTCCCAGCGAAGGG
It encodes:
- the Nr3c2 gene encoding mineralocorticoid receptor isoform X1; this translates as METKGYHNLTEGPDMERRWGQVSQSAESSLGPPERTDDKNYMQVVGVSCVSGAPPNDSTQGSSRDKHELPPCLQQDSTRSGILTSDIKTELDSKELSATVAESMGLYMDSVRELDYSYDPQNAPGSLSPAKIYQNMEQLVKFYKENGHRPPTLGGGGRALRSFMPDPGSCNGGGGGGGVMRAMVKSPILCHEKSPSVCSPLSLATSACSPAGISSSVSSTSASFGSFPVHSPITQGTPLMCSPNVEARGSRSHSPAHASNVGSPLPSPLSSMKSPVSSPPSHCSVKSPVSSPHHATLRSSVSSPANLHNSRCSVSSPSNTNNRSTLSSPTASTVGSICSPLSNAFSYTASGTCAGASASRDVVSSPDTHEKGAHEVPFPKTEEVENAISNGVTGQLNLVQYIKPEPDGAFRSSCLGGTNKITSESPFSVPIKQESTKHSCSGDSFKGNPTVNPFPFMDGSYFSFMDDKDYYSLSGILGPPVPGFDASCEGGGFPVGIKQEPDDGSYYPEASIPPTSAIVGVNSGGQSFHYRIGAQGTISLSRSPRDQSFQHLSSFPPVNTLVESWKSHSDLSSRRSDGYPVLEYIPENVSSSTLRSVSTGSSRPSKICLVCGDEASGCHYGVVTCGSCKVFFKRAVEGQHNYLCAGRNDCIIDKIRRKNCPACRLQKCLQAGMNLGARKSKKLGKLKGIQEEQSQQPPPPPQSPEEGTTYIAPAKEPSVNTALVPQLSSISRALTPSPVMILESIEPEIVYAGYDGSKPDTAENLLSTLNRLAGKQMIQVVKWAKVLPGFKNLPLEDQITLIQYSWMCLSSFALSWRSYKHTNSQYLYFAPDLVFNEEKMHQSAMYELCQGMHQISLQFVRLQLTFEEYTVMKVLLLLSTVPKDGLKSQAAFEEMRTNYIKELRKMVTKCPNNSGQSWQRFYQLTKLLDSMHDLVSDLLEFCFYTFRESQALRVEFPAMLVEIISDQLPKVESGNARALYFHRK
- the Nr3c2 gene encoding mineralocorticoid receptor isoform X2; the encoded protein is METKGYHNLTEGPDMERRWGQVSQSAESSLGPPERTDDKNYMQVVGVSCVSGAPPNDSTQGSSRDKHELPPCLQQDSTRSGILTSDIKTELDSKELSATVAESMGLYMDSVRELDYSYDPQNAPGSLSPAKIYQNMEQLVKFYKENGHRPPTLGGGGRALRSFMPDPGSCNGGGGGGGVMRAMVKSPILCHEKSPSVCSPLSLATSACSPAGISSSVSSTSASFGSFPVHSPITQGTPLMCSPNVEARGSRSHSPAHASNVGSPLPSPLSSMKSPVSSPPSHCSVKSPVSSPHHATLRSSVSSPANLHNSRCSVSSPSNTNNRSTLSSPTASTVGSICSPLSNAFSYTASGTCAGASASRDVVSSPDTHEKGAHEVPFPKTEEVENAISNGVTGQLNLVQYIKPEPDGAFRSSCLGGTNKITSESPFSVPIKQESTKHSCSGDSFKGNPTVNPFPFMDGSYFSFMDDKDYYSLSGILGPPVPGFDASCEGGGFPVGIKQEPDDGSYYPEASIPPTSAIVGVNSGGQSFHYRIGAQGTISLSRSPRDQSFQHLSSFPPVNTLVESWKSHSDLSSRRSDGYPVLEYIPENVSSSTLRSVSTGSSRPSKICLVCGDEASGCHYGVVTCGSCKVFFKRAVEGQHNYLCAGRNDCIIDKIRRKNCPACRLQKCLQAGMNLGARKSKKLGKLKGIQEEQSQQPPPPPQSPEEGTTYIAPAKEPSVNTALVPQLSSISRALTPSPVMILESIEPEIVYAGYDGSKPDTAENLLSTLNRLAGKQMIQVVKWAKVLPGFKNLPLEDQITLIQYSWMCLSSFALSWRSYKHTNSQYLYFAPDLVFNEEKMHQSAMYELCQGMHQISLQFVRLQLTFEEYTVMKVLLLLSTGRPGASHPN